The following are from one region of the Stigmatopora argus isolate UIUO_Sarg chromosome 9, RoL_Sarg_1.0, whole genome shotgun sequence genome:
- the LOC144082807 gene encoding regulator of cell cycle RGCC isoform X1, which yields MTSTWLQSTDFTCRIQLVSYKKHPAPLTTLDLELHDLLREFQDVVKELQAPPQSSVHAYKHMLMEAKRRSALGDDSGVEDSDCSSEASLGNSLNTSEEELHTAGLTQPPKAKLGDTRELENFIDVLDRELAEM from the exons ATGACAAGCACCTGGCTCCAATCTACTGATTTCACTTGTAGGATACAACTTGTATCATACAAAAAACATCCTGCACCGTTGACAACACTGG ACTTGGAGCTACATGATTTACTGCGAGAGTTCCAGGATGTGGTGAAGGAGCTGCAGGCCCCCCCTCAAAGCAGCGTACATGCCTACAAACACATGCTGATGGAGGCCAAGAGACGCAGCGCACTGGGGGACGACAGCGGGGTCGAAGACTCCGATTGCA GCAGTGAAGCATCTTTAGGGAACAGTTTGAACACCAGTGAAGAGGAGCTGCACACAGCAGGCTTAACGCAACCACCAAAAG CCAAGCTGGGGGACACAAGAGAGCTGGAGAACTTCATTGATGTGTTGGACCGGGAGCTTGCTG AAATGTGA
- the LOC144082807 gene encoding regulator of cell cycle RGCC isoform X2 codes for MSSGVTADLELHDLLREFQDVVKELQAPPQSSVHAYKHMLMEAKRRSALGDDSGVEDSDCSSEASLGNSLNTSEEELHTAGLTQPPKAKLGDTRELENFIDVLDRELAGV; via the exons ATGTCCTCAGGAGTGACTGCAG ACTTGGAGCTACATGATTTACTGCGAGAGTTCCAGGATGTGGTGAAGGAGCTGCAGGCCCCCCCTCAAAGCAGCGTACATGCCTACAAACACATGCTGATGGAGGCCAAGAGACGCAGCGCACTGGGGGACGACAGCGGGGTCGAAGACTCCGATTGCA GCAGTGAAGCATCTTTAGGGAACAGTTTGAACACCAGTGAAGAGGAGCTGCACACAGCAGGCTTAACGCAACCACCAAAAG CCAAGCTGGGGGACACAAGAGAGCTGGAGAACTTCATTGATGTGTTGGACCGGGAGCTTGCTGGTGTGTAG
- the plp1a gene encoding proteolipid protein 1a, whose translation MGCYECCVRCLGGIPYCSLVATLLCFSGVALFCGCGHQALTETERLIETYFARSMEDYDTLAYVIEYFQYVIYGLASFFFLYCIMLLAEGFYTTSVAKQTFGEFRSTTCGRCLSSTFIVVTYVLSLLWLLVFALSTLPVYFFYNMGATCHTIDVLTETPASINQLCVDARQYGLLPWNAVPGKACGITLSSVCKTREYRMTYDLYIAAFAGAGITLMALLTYTMSTTYNFAVLRYLGRKGIGARC comes from the exons ATGG GTTGCTATGAGTGCTGCGTGCGTTGCCTGGGTGGGATACCATATTGCTCTCTGGTTGCCACGCTGCTGTGCTTCTCTGGCGTCGCCCTCTTCTGTGGATGTGGTCACCAGGCGCTCACGGAAACTGAAAGACTCATTGAGACATACTTTGCCAGGAGCATGGAGGATTACGATACGCTCGCTTACGT CATTGAATATTTCCAGTACGTCATCTACGGTCTGGCCTCTTTTTTCTTCCTCTACTGCATCATGCTGCTGGCTGAAGGCTTTTACACCACCAGTGTTGCAAAGCAAACCTTTGGGGAGTTCCGGAGCACCACGTGTGGCCGCTGCCTCAGTTCCACG TTTATAGTGGTGACGTACGTGCTGTCTCTGCTGTGGCTGCTGGTGTTCGCCTTGTCCACTCTACCCGTTTATTTCTTCTACAACATGGGGGCCACCTGCCATACCATCGACGTCCTGACGGAGACGCCGGCAAGCATCAACCAGCTGTGTGTGGACGCGCGACAGTATG GACTGCTGCCATGGAACGCCGTGCCGGGAAAAGCTTGTGGAATAACTCTGTCCAGCGTTTGCAAGACCAGAGAG TACCGGATGACCTACGACCTCTACATTGCCGCATTCGCCGGCGCGGGGATCACTCTGATGGCTCTG TTGACCTATACGATGTCGACCACCTATAACTTTGCGGTGCTACGCTATCTGGGCAGGAAGGGCATAGGTGCACGCTGTTAG
- the rab9b gene encoding ras-related protein Rab-9B: MSGKSFLLKVILLGDGGVGKSSLMNRYVTDRFDSQSFHTIGVEFLNRDLEVDGRLVTLQIWDTAGQERFKSLRTPFYRGADCCLLTFAVNDLQSFQNLGCWKKEFMYYSDVKDPERFPFVVLGNKVDVEQRQVGEDEARAWCEENSCCPYFETSAKDDTNVTAAFEAAVREVLAAEEHMDHSVLSGTIDLHGNRKISRGACC; this comes from the coding sequence ATGAGCGGGAAGAGCTTCCTGCTGAAGGTGATCCTGCTGGGGGACGGAGGGGTGGGCAAGTCCTCCTTAATGAACCGCTACGTCACCGACCGCTTCGACTCGCAGTCGTTTCACACCATCGGTGTGGAGTTCCTCAATAGGGACTTGGAAGTGGATGGGCGTCTGGTGACCCTCCAAATCTGGGACACGGCCGGCCAGGAACGCTTCAAGTCTTTGCGCACGCCTTTCTACCGCGGCGCCGACTGCTGCCTGCTCACCTTCGCCGTCAACGACCTGCAGAGCTTTCAAAACCTAGGCTGCTGGAAGAAGGAGTTCATGTATTACTCTGACGTGAAAGATCCCGAACGCTTTCCTTTCGTGGTGCTGGGCAACAAGGTGGACGTGGAGCAGAGGCAGGTAGGGGAGGACGAAGCGCGGGCCTGGTGCGAGGAGAACAGCTGCTGTCCTTACTTTGAGACGAGCGCTAAAGACGACACCAACGTCACGGCCGCGTTCGAGGCGGCCGTTCGGGAGGTTCTGGCCGCCGAGGAGCATATGGACCACTCGGTACTGAGCGGGACCATCGATCTCCACGGCAACCGCAAAATTTCTCGTGGGGCCTGCTGTTGA